A DNA window from Thiothrix subterranea contains the following coding sequences:
- a CDS encoding efflux RND transporter periplasmic adaptor subunit translates to MSNAINSTTNDSVKAVLAAGGKKKSQGNKGKWLLALLVAGIIAGGAGYYFMGQSQTKSQTSYKTTPAKTGNLSVTVTATGNLQPKNQVDIGTELSGTVDAVLVEANEVVTKGQKLASLNTTQLQDTITKGKASLASAQAKVKQSAASVKEARTKLNRLRELYSASGGKLPAKSELDTAEATLERSQADAEVAKTTVTSATAELRSSQTNLGKAIITSPINGVVLTRTVEPGQTVASSLSAPTLFTLAEDLAQMEVEVGVDEADVGQVKAGQKAEFSVDAWPGRKYPAEITRVSLGADTSENVVSYLTVLAVQNTDLTLRPGMTATATIKTEARENVLLVPNTALRFTPVVAAATPAAASTNSSFISQLMPRPPGMGTAKKRPNGTPTDISPDGMQKLWVLDNNAPVAVAVKTGISDGKQTEIVSGDLKEGMVVITESTGGTP, encoded by the coding sequence ATGAGCAATGCAATTAATTCAACCACCAACGATTCCGTCAAAGCGGTATTGGCAGCAGGTGGCAAAAAGAAATCCCAAGGCAATAAGGGCAAGTGGCTCTTAGCACTGCTGGTCGCGGGGATCATCGCAGGCGGCGCAGGCTATTACTTCATGGGGCAATCCCAAACCAAAAGCCAGACCAGCTACAAAACCACCCCCGCCAAAACCGGCAACCTCAGCGTCACGGTGACGGCGACAGGCAACTTGCAACCCAAAAATCAGGTCGATATTGGCACGGAACTCTCCGGCACAGTCGATGCAGTGCTGGTAGAAGCCAACGAAGTGGTGACAAAAGGGCAGAAGTTGGCAAGTCTCAATACCACGCAATTGCAAGATACCATTACCAAAGGCAAAGCCTCGCTGGCATCTGCGCAAGCCAAAGTCAAACAATCTGCCGCCAGCGTCAAAGAAGCGCGTACCAAGCTCAACCGTTTACGCGAGTTATACAGTGCCTCCGGTGGCAAATTGCCCGCCAAATCCGAGTTGGATACCGCCGAGGCGACGCTGGAACGTTCCCAAGCCGATGCCGAAGTTGCCAAAACCACGGTGACTTCTGCTACTGCCGAATTGCGTTCCTCGCAAACCAATCTCGGCAAAGCCATTATCACCTCACCAATTAACGGCGTAGTATTGACCCGCACGGTCGAACCGGGGCAAACCGTCGCCTCGTCTTTGTCCGCCCCAACCTTGTTCACACTGGCGGAAGACTTAGCACAAATGGAAGTCGAAGTCGGCGTGGATGAAGCCGATGTCGGGCAAGTCAAAGCCGGGCAAAAAGCCGAATTCAGCGTGGACGCATGGCCGGGGCGCAAATACCCCGCTGAAATTACCCGCGTCAGTCTGGGAGCGGATACCTCTGAAAACGTGGTGTCCTACCTCACCGTGCTGGCGGTGCAAAACACTGATCTGACCTTGCGCCCCGGCATGACCGCAACCGCTACCATCAAAACCGAAGCACGGGAAAACGTGTTGCTCGTGCCCAATACCGCCCTGCGCTTTACTCCAGTCGTGGCGGCTGCTACACCTGCTGCGGCGAGTACCAATAGCAGCTTCATTTCGCAATTGATGCCCCGTCCGCCGGGAATGGGCACTGCCAAAAAACGCCCCAACGGTACGCCAACCGACATCAGCCCCGATGGAATGCAAAAACTTTGGGTACTGGACAACAACGCGCCCGTGGCAGTCGCAGTCAAAACCGGCATTAGCGATGGCAAGCAAACCGAAATCGTCAGCGGCGACTTGAAAGAAGGAATGGTGGTGATCACCGAAAGCACAGGCGGCACACCATGA
- a CDS encoding efflux transporter outer membrane subunit encodes MIVYKPFTVFASVAVSVSLFACTPASNVRDVAASTSAAHQSAASNPRKPIQAAWLQNFNDPLMTALIQEALQASPDIKTAQASLRAARAQRAIAGASLLPSLSSGASAHRSDGNDSYGANLDASWEADIFGGNRLADKAAAADLQATQASLEDVKASLAAEVASSYVNLRLAQARLAVSRQSLASRDETVRLIGLKQQAGLASGLEADQAKLSLGQTQAQIPALVNSVTQSQHALAILTGKEPGALNTRLAAAKPIPTAGGQLLNNIPANAIRQRPDIRAAEYKVTAAGLRVGEAKANLYPSFNLGGSLSLSSLSLADLLDTGSIARSLAASISAPLFDGGRLKQQVEAKDAAREQAVASYQKAVLGALQDVANSFSTLQSLRERQPLLAQNVALARSAEHLAQLSYDAGTADFQNVLDAQRSVLSAQESQLSAQAEHTQAMISLYKAIGGAW; translated from the coding sequence ATGATCGTTTATAAACCATTTACCGTGTTCGCCAGTGTGGCAGTCAGCGTGTCGCTGTTTGCCTGCACACCCGCCAGCAACGTGCGTGATGTTGCCGCCAGTACCAGCGCGGCGCACCAATCAGCAGCCAGCAACCCCCGCAAACCCATCCAAGCCGCATGGTTGCAAAATTTCAATGACCCACTAATGACCGCGCTGATCCAAGAAGCCCTGCAAGCCAGTCCCGACATCAAAACTGCGCAAGCCAGCTTGCGGGCAGCTCGCGCCCAACGTGCGATTGCCGGAGCAAGCCTGTTACCCAGCCTCTCCAGCGGCGCATCCGCCCACCGCAGCGATGGCAATGACAGCTACGGCGCAAACCTCGATGCCAGTTGGGAAGCCGACATTTTCGGCGGCAACCGTTTAGCCGATAAAGCCGCCGCCGCCGACTTGCAAGCCACCCAAGCCAGTTTGGAAGACGTAAAAGCCTCACTCGCCGCCGAAGTTGCCAGCAGCTACGTCAACCTCCGACTGGCACAAGCCCGCCTCGCCGTTTCGCGCCAAAGCCTCGCCTCGCGTGACGAAACTGTGCGCCTGATCGGTTTGAAACAACAAGCCGGGCTTGCCAGCGGCTTAGAAGCCGATCAAGCCAAGCTGAGTTTGGGGCAAACCCAAGCACAAATCCCCGCATTGGTAAACAGCGTGACCCAATCGCAACACGCCCTCGCCATTCTCACCGGCAAAGAACCGGGTGCACTCAATACCCGCCTCGCCGCCGCCAAACCGATTCCCACCGCTGGCGGGCAATTGCTGAATAACATTCCGGCAAATGCTATCCGCCAACGCCCCGACATCCGCGCTGCCGAATACAAAGTCACCGCCGCCGGATTGCGGGTCGGCGAAGCCAAAGCCAACCTCTACCCCAGCTTCAACCTCGGCGGTTCACTCAGCCTCAGCAGCCTGAGTCTGGCGGATTTGCTGGACACAGGCAGCATCGCCCGTTCCCTCGCCGCTTCCATCAGCGCACCTTTGTTTGACGGTGGCAGGCTCAAACAGCAGGTCGAAGCGAAAGATGCTGCCCGCGAACAAGCCGTTGCCAGCTACCAAAAAGCGGTGCTGGGCGCATTGCAGGATGTAGCAAACAGCTTTTCCACCCTGCAATCGCTACGTGAACGCCAACCGTTACTGGCGCAAAACGTGGCATTGGCACGCAGCGCCGAACATCTGGCGCAACTCAGCTATGACGCAGGCACTGCTGATTTCCAAAACGTGCTGGATGCGCAACGCAGCGTCTTGAGCGCACAAGAAAGCCAGTTGTCCGCGCAAGCAGAACACACTCAGGCAATGATCAGCCTTTACAAAGCCATCGGCGGCGCGTGGTAG
- a CDS encoding ABC transporter ATP-binding protein — protein MSALIELRGITKIYGQGQASFKALDGVNMTIEQGDFVAIMGPSGSGKSTAMNILGCLDVPSGGEYLFRDVHVEQLSRNERALLRRHYLGFVFQGFNLLARTSAQENVELPLLYRGESTEARHTAAQAALKQVGLEGWGHHTPAELSGGQQQRVAIARALVTNPTILLADEPTGNLDTKTSNEIMALLTDLNENKGITVLMVTHEPDMAEYAKRIIHFVDGNIDSDVRKREIT, from the coding sequence ATGAGTGCGTTAATCGAATTACGCGGTATCACCAAAATCTACGGGCAAGGGCAGGCGAGCTTTAAGGCACTGGATGGGGTCAATATGACCATTGAGCAAGGTGATTTTGTCGCCATAATGGGGCCGAGTGGTTCAGGAAAATCCACCGCGATGAATATTTTGGGGTGTTTGGATGTCCCCAGCGGTGGCGAATACTTGTTCCGCGATGTGCATGTGGAACAATTGTCACGCAACGAACGCGCTTTGTTGCGGCGGCATTATCTGGGCTTCGTGTTCCAAGGTTTCAACCTGTTGGCGCGGACTTCCGCACAGGAAAATGTGGAATTGCCGCTGCTGTATCGGGGCGAATCCACCGAAGCGCGGCATACCGCTGCCCAAGCCGCGTTGAAACAGGTGGGGTTGGAAGGTTGGGGGCATCATACCCCGGCAGAACTGTCCGGTGGGCAACAGCAACGGGTAGCGATTGCGCGGGCGTTAGTCACCAACCCGACCATTTTGCTGGCGGATGAGCCAACCGGCAACCTCGACACCAAAACCAGCAATGAAATCATGGCATTGCTCACCGATCTGAACGAAAACAAAGGCATTACCGTGCTCATGGTGACGCACGAACCGGATATGGCGGAATACGCCAAACGCATCATCCACTTCGTTGACGGCAATATCGACAGCGACGTGCGCAAACGGGAGATCACCTAA